A DNA window from Bradyrhizobium sp. CCBAU 53421 contains the following coding sequences:
- a CDS encoding YraN family protein: MAKTDGASPERVAAFRTGLSAESRAAALLIAKGYRILAKRFRTPYGEIDLVARRRNLLAFVEVKARASLDDAAYAVTPRQQQRIVNAAQAWLMTHPEHAEFDLRFDAVLIAPKSLPRHLLAAFDASP; the protein is encoded by the coding sequence CGCCTCGCCCGAACGCGTCGCCGCGTTCCGCACCGGCCTGTCGGCCGAAAGCCGCGCCGCGGCGCTCCTGATCGCCAAGGGCTATCGCATCCTGGCGAAACGCTTCCGCACCCCCTATGGCGAGATCGATTTGGTGGCGCGCCGGCGCAATCTGCTCGCCTTCGTCGAGGTCAAGGCCCGGGCCAGCCTCGACGACGCCGCCTATGCGGTGACGCCGCGCCAGCAGCAGCGCATCGTCAATGCCGCCCAGGCCTGGCTGATGACGCATCCCGAACATGCCGAATTTGATCTCAGATTCGACGCCGTGCTGATTGCGCCGAAGAGCCTGCCGCGCCATCTGTTAGCGGCATTCGACGCAAGCCCTTAA
- the gshB gene encoding glutathione synthase encodes MKLKIAVQMDPIARINIRGDSTFALLLEAQKRGHGISYYTPDKLSLRGEELVAPVQPLTVRDEVGAHFTLSEPKREALNGFDVVLLRQDPPFDLAYITSTHLLERIHPKTLVVNDPASVRNAPEKLFVMNFPQLMPPTLISRDLDEINAFRDQHGAVVMKPLHGHGGAAVFRVMPQDMNFGSLFDMFSVTFKEPWVIQRFLPEVKHGDKRIILVDGEFAGAVNRVPAADDLRSNMVRGGAAKATELSDREREICATVGPALRELGLMFVGLDVIDGNLTEINVTSPTGIRAIARLNGPDVAAKIWDAIEKKRAAK; translated from the coding sequence ATGAAATTGAAGATCGCCGTCCAGATGGATCCCATCGCGCGCATCAACATCCGCGGCGATTCGACCTTTGCGCTGCTGCTCGAAGCACAGAAGCGCGGCCACGGTATTTCCTATTACACGCCCGACAAGCTGTCGCTGCGCGGCGAGGAGCTGGTGGCGCCGGTGCAGCCGCTCACCGTGCGCGACGAGGTCGGCGCTCACTTCACGCTGAGCGAGCCGAAGCGGGAGGCCCTCAACGGCTTCGACGTCGTATTGCTGCGGCAGGACCCGCCGTTCGACCTCGCCTACATCACCTCGACGCATTTGCTCGAGCGCATCCATCCGAAGACGCTGGTGGTGAACGATCCGGCCAGCGTGCGCAACGCGCCGGAAAAGCTGTTCGTGATGAACTTCCCGCAGCTGATGCCGCCGACCCTGATCTCGCGCGACCTCGACGAGATCAACGCCTTCCGCGACCAGCACGGCGCCGTCGTCATGAAACCGTTGCACGGCCATGGCGGCGCCGCGGTCTTCCGCGTGATGCCGCAGGACATGAACTTCGGCTCGCTGTTCGACATGTTCTCGGTCACCTTCAAGGAGCCCTGGGTGATCCAGCGCTTCCTCCCCGAGGTGAAGCATGGCGACAAGCGCATCATCCTGGTTGACGGCGAATTCGCCGGCGCCGTCAACCGCGTGCCGGCGGCGGACGATCTGCGCTCCAACATGGTGCGCGGCGGTGCGGCCAAGGCGACCGAGCTGTCGGATCGCGAGCGCGAAATCTGCGCCACCGTCGGGCCCGCGCTACGCGAACTTGGTCTGATGTTCGTCGGCCTCGACGTGATCGACGGCAACCTGACCGAGATCAACGTCACATCCCCGACCGGCATCCGCGCAATTGCGCGGCTCAACGGCCCCGACGTCGCGGCCAAGATCTGGGATGCCATCGAGAAGAAGCGCGCCGCGAAATAA